The sequence GTAACGCGCAGGTTGACTTCGCTTGCTACAGCCACACCATTACAGCCAACCTGGTTGATACCATCAGCATCAAACACAATTGCCACAGAGCTCGCGGTGGACACAGCACCACTGACCGACTGGAAAGGCGCGCTCCCATAACCAGGATTTTGCTTGTAACCCGCTTGCAATAGCAAACGACTACTGATCCCCATCACAAACCGCCCGTCTTCCGCCAAACGGGATTGCATCTCCTGCACCCGGCGGCTGGCACTGGTGGAGCTGTAGATCTGGCCCAAGGCCAGGATGACCAAGGAACCCAAGGTCAACGACACCATCAATTCCACCAGAGAGAAGCCAAACTGCTGTGCTCTTTGTTTCATGTCCGCCCCCCTCATTCCACCACCGCAGCGTAGCTTTGCGATGCAATGTTATTACTCCAGGTCATGGTAACGGTATAGCGTCCATAATTATCTGCCGTTGCTGTCCTTGTAATGACAATATTGGCAGTAGGCGCCAGTTGATTCCGCGCGTCATTTAATGCCTGCGTATAATCTGAAGCCGCAAGTGCATTGCCTGTAATGGGTGTCGTGTAGTCCGGCAAAGTAGGTCCCGTCGTCACTCCCGACTGTGCCACAATCGGTGAGCGGTTGGCGCGGATACTGTCAGCCAGGCTATTGACCACGTCCGCTGCAATGCCCTGCTCATAGGCATTGCGTGCACTGTTCAGCGCACGGGTCTGCGCCCCTGCCAAGCCAAGAATGCCGACCGCCAGAATCAGGATGGATACCATCACCTCGAGGATGGTAACACCCGACTGCCGGGATACCGGGGGACGGTGTAAATGACGTGCACTCAGCATGCGGCACCTCCTGTCGAGCGCGTTACCCTACCCGTTGTCAGGACAATGACGCGGCGAATCTCTGTGCCCTTCGAAAAACAAAGCGTGACAGTATTGTCTGTACCACCTAATACGCCCGAAAATGTAACACCACTGGCAGCACTGGCAAGCCCCGGGGGGGCAACCGCACCCACCATAGTCAGCCCCTTGTTGGCAGTATGGCGCGACACTACGGCCCCCGTTGCTCTATTCAATACAATCCAGCCATTGCCCCAGCCGTTGGCATTATTACTGCAGGTGGTTGCCGTATCCGGGTTTGTGACCGCACATACCGTGTATTGACGACGATAGCGGATGGCATCCAGCCGGGCCGCGACCAGATCATTGGTCAGCACCTCGGCGGTAGATGACACCCGCGAGCCATTGATGAGGCCGATCATGCTGGGTACGGCGATGGCGGCGATTATCGCCGCCACCGCCAGCACGATCAGCAACTCGACCAGACTAAAACCGGTCTGACGTTTCATGCCCTATCCTTTTACTGAATCAGTTCCCGCCAAGTGACCCGCTCGACCGACACCGTTGACGGCGGTTTACCCCCTGTAGGGATATCCTTAACGCACAACGAGCCTTGGCACGGTATCATGATTGAGCCGCCGGTCGGGATGGAATATGGCACCGAAGCCCCCGTCGTTACCCCACTTGCGGCCCCCACCTTGGCCATCCGGAAAATCCCAGACGAATTACCTTCTCGCACCCCAACCGGTGCAGTGATGCCACTCAGTTGAGACGACACGGTGGAAGGTAATCCAGGAGCAATTGTAGACTCTGTTGAGCCTCGGGTCAGCTCCCCAGGAAATACCGTCAAGTGATAGGCGCTGGCAGGTCGTGTCACTGCCGTAGGCGTCGTATTGAAAGTCAGGTCATCACCCGCATCAAAGTAACCGCTCAGGTTGACGTCAATGAATCCCCGTTTCGGTTGCCCGCTCTGTGGGTCGACACCGTATAACCATCCATCCCCGCCTGCAGAACACTGCGAAGTCGACACCGGGATGGCAGAAGCGAACAGCACCACGTCCGCCTCCTGATTAAAGTATGGAGCACTGGCATTCCGCTCACCGGTATTGGGGAGGTCGATTACCCATCCCTTGTTGGCACCACTCAGGCTAACTGCGTTCATGGTGCTGGTCCGATACTCACCAGGGAATTTACCAACGGCACTGACGGTTGTCGTAGCAGCGCCCGTATGGATGGTTTGGGCTTGCAAATCGGCTCTTGTGAGTGTGCTGCTGTTATTCAGGGCATCAATACGGTCCAGCACCCCGTACAAAGACTGAACTGTATTGTCCGTCTTGTCTGAGGCATACAAAAAGCGCCCAGTCCCAAACACCACCATATTGCCAACTGGCGAATTGTAATCAATATTGCCATCGACATCCTTGTCGAAAACCGGGGTCAGCGTGGGACGCTGCACAATAGGTTGATTCTGGTTAGACCCATTCTTAGCCTTGAAGAATGGCGCACTGCCACTGGACCATTGACTACTGTCATCACTGGTCAGGTTAAAACGCCACAAATTGCCTTGGTTGTCCCCAACATAGACAAAATCGATAATCCCATCCCAACCTATGTCACCACCAGCTGGAGCACTCAGGGTCAGATTCTTGCTGTAGTCTGTTGGACTGCTGGGCAGGGTAATCTTGCGAATCAATGCACCGGTGGTCTGGTTAACCACAAACAGGGCTGGGCTGTTGTTGCTATCTACCCGAGAGGTCTGTTGCGCCGGGTCAGCCGTATGATTATCAAATCCAGAGGTAAAAATAGCGGCTTGTACCACCTTGTCAGTGGTGTTGGTACGCACTGCAGTCATCAAGGGGCGGCCAAACTGATAGCCCACAGAAGGATCGTGGCGATCCGTGAACTCCCACTTGATGGTAGTACTCGGGGCGCCCTCGCTGAACTGGCTCATGGACGTCACGTCCAGCGTAAAGACGCCCTGCCCCCCTTGACCCATGCTGCCCATGAGATAAGTGTGCCAATTGCCTGCACTTTCCCTCACATCATTCATTTGCAGAGGGCCATTCACAAAATAGGTATGTGGGTGCGCACTGGCAACCTGACCATATGTCGGTTCTACCAGGGTTCTCAAATTGTAATAGGACTTGGAAGGCACGTAGGCCATCACTTCATCCATGGGCTTGATGCTACCCGAATTCACGTCCCCACCATAAAAGCCATGCAGCATGCCATCGTTCGCGCCAACGAAAAGCATGCTCCGACTGGCATGGGTAGACAGGAAGCCATTAAAATCAGGATCCAGTGACTGGCTATCCGGTTTGGCCACAATCTGTGCTGTAGAGCCAATGATATCGCCCAACAAATTGAAATTGCTACCATTACTGCGGCTTCGCAGGCCCGCCACGCCCTCCTTGCCACGTACAAAATTCACTACGTTGGTACGCGCAGTATTATCCGCACCCAGCACATTCCAGTACTGCTCACCTGAAGCGTTGGTCTGAATCGCTGCATCACGGAATGCAAACTTCCGAGTGGTCGCTGCACCATCATCGCCAGCCACAACGCTACTCAGCACAACGCGAGAGCTATCCCACCAGTTGCTATTGGACACAGCCCTGTTTTCCAGCCGACCCAGCGCGCCAGGCCCGGTAACCGGCGTCGTGTTCCCAGTCAAGGGGTTTTTGACATATGCCGTCACATCTCCGGACCACCGATCAAATCCATCTGCTTTCGGGTTATAGGTGGGCTTGTACAGCATCAGTTTGCTACTGCTACTGGCTGAAGCTGCCATCGATTGCGAGTTTGATGCCTGGCGGTTAATGTCATTCACTGCATTGGTCAGTGCAGCCGTCAATTCAGACTGCGACTGGGCAGAGTACACCTGGCCCCCCGCATCCAGAGCGGTTTTTTCCAGCCGTTTGTATGCAGTTGAGCTTGGGTTACTAAACTCAACGCCAAAACCGACGGTATACGTCACCAGATTCTGTTTCAAATAATTTGGATCGTTAAAGGAAACCCCATCGGCATCCGTCGCCGTGGTATTGAGGATATCCTCGGTGTACATCATCTTGCTGTAGTCATACAGCTCATTGCCGGGATAGCCTGTCTTCAGGCTGTCCTGACCAGATGTGGGGAAAGTGGCATCCTGGGTTGGTTCACCATCGGTCAGCACAATGGTGAAATTCTTCTGACAGCGCAGGGTAATCGGTCGGGTATAAGGCGAAATCGGCGTAATACTGGTAGCTGGCGTACCACCCGTCCAGTAAAAGGTGTTCATACCCCGCCAGTAGCGGGTCATTTCATAGTAGGCTTCAGCCAGCGGCGTCCAGGTGTCTGGATTCAAACCGTCGATAGAATTGTTGATCGCCGTCTGATCAGCGGCCACCGAGCGCGATTTTATAACCTGCCGGATCACACCCGCCGTTGTGTTATTGCTCGGGTTGAATGCGGCCAGACCCCAGTTAAGGGTCTTGTTATTGTTGATCAGGTCTTTGGCCACCGTCTTTGCCACCGACATCCGGGTCCCCGTCCCCCCACCGGATAGCGGGATATCGTTTGCTGCCATACTCCCGGAGTTGTCGATAAACAGCATGATGTTCGGCGTCACACTGGTCGCCGAGTACTGTGGCAGGCTGGGGTATGGCGTAGGTGCCAGTGCAGCGTGGCTGGCGGTGCCCAGCGCAGTCAGCAGAACAGCCGTCACACAGCGGGACAGCACGGTAGGCTGGAAGCGGGCAGGAAAAGTGGCGTGGACGGCTTTCATCTCGGGCCTCATCGGTCTGGAGGGGTCGGCAGATAGTGTCTGGACTATCCCGGTTTTCTCATAACCTGCAGCTTAACCGAAAGCCGAGCTCATGACACCTGATTACCGACAAGCGTACCGTTCATCAGAATGAGCGGTAAAGTGTTCCGCTCATCGCTCACACCTGCATGAAAAAGCCCTGCGGACACTCGGCTCGCAGGGCTTCTGGTCTGACGCGTGAACTGCTCAGACGCTTTCTTGCAATTGCTGCAAGATGGCCGGGTTTTCCAGCGTGGACACGTCCTGGGTAATTTCCTCACCCTTGGCAATGGCGCGCAGCAGGCGGCGCATGATCTTGCCGGAGCGGGTTTTCGGCAGGTTGTCACCAAAGCGGATCTCATCCGGCTTGGCCAGCGCGCCGATTTCACTGCCTACCCACTCCCGCAGGTTGGCAATGATCTGCCGTGCCTCATCGCCACTGGGGCGCGGGCCCTTCAGCACCACAAAGGCCACAATGGATTCACCCTTGATCTCGTGCGGCTTGCCCACCACCGCCGCCTCGGCGACCAGCGGGTTGGCGACCAATGCCGACTCAATCTCCATGGTGCCCAGCCGGTGGCCGGATACATTGAGCACATCGTCAATCCGGCCCATGATCCAGAAGTAGCCCTGCTCGTCACGGTGCGCCGAGTCTCCCGCCAGATAATACTTGCCGTTGTACTCTTCCGGGAAATAGGCTTTCTTGAAGCGCTCCGGGTCGTTCCACAGGGTGCGCACCTGCGACGGGAACGGACGCTTGATGACAAGGAAGCCGCCTTTACCGTTCTCCACCGGGAAACCGGCTTCATCGACAATATCTGCCTGGATGCCCGGCAGTGGCAAGGTGCAGGAGCCCGGCTTGGTCGCCACCGCGCCCGGCAGCGGGGTGATCATGTGGCTGCCGGTCTCGGTCTGCCACCAGGTGTCCACAATCGGGCAACGGCCACCACCCACTTTCTCGTGGTACCACACCCAGGCTTCCGGGTTGATCGGCTCGCCGACGGTACCTAACAGACGCAGACTGCTGAGGTCATATTGCGCCGGCAAATCGCCACCCAGCTTGATCAGTGAGCGGATGGCGGTCGGTGCCGTGTAGAAGGTGGTGACCTTGTGTTGCTCGATCATCTGCCAGAAGCGCCCCGCGTCCGGATAGGTCGGCACCCCTTCAAAGATCAGCTGGGTCGCCCCGACCGCCAGCGGTCCGTACGCCACGTAGCTGTGGCCAGTAATCCAGCCCACATCCGCCGTACACCAGAAGATGTCTGCCGGTTTGTAGTCGAAGGTCCAGCGCATGGTGTTGATCGCACCGAGCAGGTAGCCCGCACTGCTGTGTTGCACGCCCTTCGGTTTGCCGGTGGAGCCGGAGGTATACAGGATGAACAGCGGGTCTTCTGCATTCACCCAGGTCGGCTCGCAGTGCTCCGGCTTGCCTTTCACCAGATCATGCCACCAGATGTCTCGGCCAATCTGCCACGGACCATCTTCATGCACTGCACGCTTGTAGACGACCACGCGCTCCACGCTATCGCAACCGCCTGCCGCCAGCGCCTCGTCCACCGTCGCCTTGAGCGGCACCAGTTTGCCACCCCGCACGCCTTCGTTGGCCGTCACCACCAGCCGCGCCTTGGCGTCGATGATGCGTTCCTGCAGGCTCTTGCTGGAGAAGCCGCCGAACACCACCGAGTGGATGGCACCGATACGGGCGCAGCCCTGCATCGCCACCACCGCTTCGATGCTCATCGGCATGTAGATCACCACACGGTCGCCCTTGGTGATGCCGAGCGACTTCAGGCCATTGGCAAACTGGCAGACCCGACGGTACAGCTCGGCATAGGTGACACGGGTCACGGTGCCATTGTCCGATTCAAAAATGATGGCCAGCTTGTTGGCCAGCAAGGGCAGATGCCGGTCCAGACAGTTGTAGGAGACATTCAGCTCGCCATCGCCAAACCAGCGATAAAACGGCGGGTTACGCTCATCCAGCACCTGGGTGAACGGCTTGTGCCAGCTCAGCTGCTCACGCGCGAGCTGGCCCCAGAAGCCTTCGTAATCGTTGTTGGCCTGCTCGCACAGGGTATGGTAAGCCTCCAGCCCGGAGACATTGGCTTGCAGGCGGAAGGCGTCCGATGGCGGAAAGACGCGGGTTTCAGTCAGGACAGAATCAATGCTGCTCATTACCGTGCAACTCCCAGGTCAGAAAGATAGGAAAGCGAATCAGTGGCATGAAACTGGTGCTATTGCATTGTGCGCATGCAGCCCATGCGCTGCAATCGGATTTCATGATGACCGACTGTGGGTCACATTGATAAGCATGCAGTATGGCCGCCTGCGGCTTGGTTGGGCGGGCTCGGGCTTCCAGCAAAGCCGCTTCGCCTGCTAAGATGGTCACTTACACACCTTTTACGCCCTGCCCGCCGTGGAGCTATACCAGTTACGCACCTTTGTAACCGTCGCCCGCCATGGCCACCTGACCAAGGCGGCGGAAGCACTGCATCTGTCGCAACCCGCCGTCACCGCCCAGATCAAGGCACTGGAGGAGGAATGGGGCAGCCCCCTATTTGCCCGCACCTCCACAGGCGTGGTGCTGACTGCGGCAGGCAAGGTGCTGCTGCCAGACGCTGAACAGTTGCTACAAGCGGCCCATCTGCTACGCAGCAAAGCCCGGCAGTTGTGCCACGAAACCGCCGTGACCTTACGCATCGGCGTCCCCCTGCCCCCCTCCCAGTTGCAGCTGGGTCTGCTGCTGCAGCAATTGCGTCAGCAGCAACCGCTGCTGGAAATCCAGGTCAAGCAGCTACCGGCTGGGCTGATCCTGAACCAGGTCAGAAAGAAAGAGCTGGAATGCGGCTTCTATTTGGGTGAGAACCCTTACAGCTCCCTGCATGTGCTGCCCTTGACCAGCATCGCCATGAGCG is a genomic window of Leeia aquatica containing:
- a CDS encoding pilus assembly protein, whose translation is MKAVHATFPARFQPTVLSRCVTAVLLTALGTASHAALAPTPYPSLPQYSATSVTPNIMLFIDNSGSMAANDIPLSGGGTGTRMSVAKTVAKDLINNNKTLNWGLAAFNPSNNTTAGVIRQVIKSRSVAADQTAINNSIDGLNPDTWTPLAEAYYEMTRYWRGMNTFYWTGGTPATSITPISPYTRPITLRCQKNFTIVLTDGEPTQDATFPTSGQDSLKTGYPGNELYDYSKMMYTEDILNTTATDADGVSFNDPNYLKQNLVTYTVGFGVEFSNPSSTAYKRLEKTALDAGGQVYSAQSQSELTAALTNAVNDINRQASNSQSMAASASSSSKLMLYKPTYNPKADGFDRWSGDVTAYVKNPLTGNTTPVTGPGALGRLENRAVSNSNWWDSSRVVLSSVVAGDDGAATTRKFAFRDAAIQTNASGEQYWNVLGADNTARTNVVNFVRGKEGVAGLRSRSNGSNFNLLGDIIGSTAQIVAKPDSQSLDPDFNGFLSTHASRSMLFVGANDGMLHGFYGGDVNSGSIKPMDEVMAYVPSKSYYNLRTLVEPTYGQVASAHPHTYFVNGPLQMNDVRESAGNWHTYLMGSMGQGGQGVFTLDVTSMSQFSEGAPSTTIKWEFTDRHDPSVGYQFGRPLMTAVRTNTTDKVVQAAIFTSGFDNHTADPAQQTSRVDSNNSPALFVVNQTTGALIRKITLPSSPTDYSKNLTLSAPAGGDIGWDGIIDFVYVGDNQGNLWRFNLTSDDSSQWSSGSAPFFKAKNGSNQNQPIVQRPTLTPVFDKDVDGNIDYNSPVGNMVVFGTGRFLYASDKTDNTVQSLYGVLDRIDALNNSSTLTRADLQAQTIHTGAATTTVSAVGKFPGEYRTSTMNAVSLSGANKGWVIDLPNTGERNASAPYFNQEADVVLFASAIPVSTSQCSAGGDGWLYGVDPQSGQPKRGFIDVNLSGYFDAGDDLTFNTTPTAVTRPASAYHLTVFPGELTRGSTESTIAPGLPSTVSSQLSGITAPVGVREGNSSGIFRMAKVGAASGVTTGASVPYSIPTGGSIMIPCQGSLCVKDIPTGGKPPSTVSVERVTWRELIQ
- a CDS encoding GspH/FimT family pseudopilin; the protein is MKRQTGFSLVELLIVLAVAAIIAAIAVPSMIGLINGSRVSSTAEVLTNDLVAARLDAIRYRRQYTVCAVTNPDTATTCSNNANGWGNGWIVLNRATGAVVSRHTANKGLTMVGAVAPPGLASAASGVTFSGVLGGTDNTVTLCFSKGTEIRRVIVLTTGRVTRSTGGAAC
- a CDS encoding LysR family transcriptional regulator, which produces MELYQLRTFVTVARHGHLTKAAEALHLSQPAVTAQIKALEEEWGSPLFARTSTGVVLTAAGKVLLPDAEQLLQAAHLLRSKARQLCHETAVTLRIGVPLPPSQLQLGLLLQQLRQQQPLLEIQVKQLPAGLILNQVRKKELECGFYLGENPYSSLHVLPLTSIAMSVIAPADATQHPWEQLRDVPADRWIGYGPFSGYDMLLQQCCRQHNLTPHPRLEVDHEAAALELVMAGEGVALVQHALAEQAAQAGQVRLLQIQATAAPLQFIYPAELEHSPLNIRLCNILRQHWPPPA
- the pilV gene encoding type IV pilus modification protein PilV gives rise to the protein MLSARHLHRPPVSRQSGVTILEVMVSILILAVGILGLAGAQTRALNSARNAYEQGIAADVVNSLADSIRANRSPIVAQSGVTTGPTLPDYTTPITGNALAASDYTQALNDARNQLAPTANIVITRTATADNYGRYTVTMTWSNNIASQSYAAVVE
- the acs gene encoding acetate--CoA ligase, which produces MSSIDSVLTETRVFPPSDAFRLQANVSGLEAYHTLCEQANNDYEGFWGQLAREQLSWHKPFTQVLDERNPPFYRWFGDGELNVSYNCLDRHLPLLANKLAIIFESDNGTVTRVTYAELYRRVCQFANGLKSLGITKGDRVVIYMPMSIEAVVAMQGCARIGAIHSVVFGGFSSKSLQERIIDAKARLVVTANEGVRGGKLVPLKATVDEALAAGGCDSVERVVVYKRAVHEDGPWQIGRDIWWHDLVKGKPEHCEPTWVNAEDPLFILYTSGSTGKPKGVQHSSAGYLLGAINTMRWTFDYKPADIFWCTADVGWITGHSYVAYGPLAVGATQLIFEGVPTYPDAGRFWQMIEQHKVTTFYTAPTAIRSLIKLGGDLPAQYDLSSLRLLGTVGEPINPEAWVWYHEKVGGGRCPIVDTWWQTETGSHMITPLPGAVATKPGSCTLPLPGIQADIVDEAGFPVENGKGGFLVIKRPFPSQVRTLWNDPERFKKAYFPEEYNGKYYLAGDSAHRDEQGYFWIMGRIDDVLNVSGHRLGTMEIESALVANPLVAEAAVVGKPHEIKGESIVAFVVLKGPRPSGDEARQIIANLREWVGSEIGALAKPDEIRFGDNLPKTRSGKIMRRLLRAIAKGEEITQDVSTLENPAILQQLQESV